One region of Armigeres subalbatus isolate Guangzhou_Male chromosome 3, GZ_Asu_2, whole genome shotgun sequence genomic DNA includes:
- the LOC134226287 gene encoding putative metabolite transport protein HI_1104 produces MQSLVDKLRFLYKPYVLAVLTIGYIAGELGHYLIGVTSKATAVELDYGDHACQQNHTEVHRHLLPQQCADIELEHECHGQHLNGTVYCEWNYNGLGLEYQLLAGPSFIAVFTVMGVVLGFAADRYNRVRLLTVCTLVFAVAIVFQGTVKEYWQLILLRMVMAAGESGCNPLATGIMSDIFPESKRALVMAIFNWGIYGGYGIAFPVGRYITKLDIWGQGWRICYYGTGVLALIVAVLTGTTLKEPERQSIGEEANGKGKVSLTKALMQPRVILLMIAASIRHCGGMTFAYNADLYYNIYFPDVDLGWWLFAVTIGIGSVGVVIGGIVSDKVVAKMGIRSRVACLAISQLIATPFAFGSVYFEPLWAMITLGISYFFAEMWFGIVFAVLVEIVPLQVRSTTIGMFLFVMNNIGGNLPILVDPLAKAIGYRGSVMFFYAGFYGISTVLFFITMFFMDGPKPEPVTEEHRNQVEMGHENNTFQPDDFINGIGGPKTNGHNIVHVRPTENSNL; encoded by the exons ATGCAGTCCCTGGTGGATAAGCTGAGATTTCTCTACAAGCCGTACGTCCTGGCTGTGCTAACCATTGGATACATTGCGGGCGAACTTGGCCACTATCTGATTGGAGTAACGTCCAAAGCCACTGCTGTCGAGCTGGACTACGGTGACCACGCGTGCCAGCAGAACCATACCGAAGTTCATCGGCATCTGCTCCCACAGCAGTGTGCCGACATCGAACTGGAACATGA ATGTCACGGGCAACACCTGAACGGAACAGTGTACTGCGAATGGAACTACAACGGACTGGGTCTCGAGTATCAACTGCTGGCCGGTCCCAGCTTCATTGCCGTTTTCACCGTTATGGGCGTTGTACTGGGTTTTGCCGCGGATCGATACAACCGCGTCCGACTGCTCACCGTATGCACACTGGTCTTTGCCGTTGCCATCGTTTTCCAGGGAACCGTTAAGGAATACTGGCAGTTAATTCTGCTGCGTATGGTTATGGCCGCTGGTGAATCCGGTTGTAACCCACTAGCCACCGGTATCATGTCCGACATCTTCCCCGAAAGCAAACGTGCTCTGGTGATGGCCATTTTCAACTGGGGAATCTACGGTGGTTACGGAATTGCGTTCCCCGTTGGGCGGTACATTACCAAGTTGGACATTTGGGGTCAAGGCTGGCGCATCTGCTACTACGGAACAGGTGTACTTGCGCTTATCGTGGCCGTCCTGACCGGAACCACCCTGAAGGAACCAGAACGGCAGAGCATTGGCGAAGAAGCGAACGGCAAGGGAAAAGTCTCACTGACCAAAGCTCTGATGCAACCACGTGTTATCCTGTTGATGATTGCTGCTTCGATTCGTCATTGCGGCGGAATGACCTTCGCGTACAATGCCGATTTGTACTACAATATCTACTTCCCAGATGTGGATCTCGGCTGGTGGTTATTTGCTGTGACGATCGGAATCGGAAGCGTCGGTGTGGTGATTGGTGGAATCGTTTCGGATAAGGTCGTAGCCAAGATGGGAATCCGGTCTCGAGTGGCATGTCTGGCCATTAGTCAACTTATTGCGACTCCCTTTGCCTTCGGATCCGTCTATTTCGAGCCACTTTGGGCGATGATCACCCTAGGAATCAGCTACTTCTTCG CTGAAATGTGGTTCGGAATTGTGTTCGCGGTGCTGGTAGAAATCGTTCCACTGCAGGTCCGTTCGACGACCATCGGCATGTTCCTGTTTGTGATGAACAACATTGGAGGTAATCTGCCAATTTTGGTTGATCCACTGGCCAAGGCGATCGGTTACCGAGGCTCAGTAATGTTCTTCTATGCCGGATTCTATGGTATCAGTACCGTGCTATTTTTCATTACGATGTTCTTCATGGACGGACCAAAGCCCGAACCAGTCACCGAAGAGCACCGGAATCAGGTGGAGATGGGTCACGAGAACAACACCTTCCAGCCAGACGATTTCATCAACGGCATCGGTGGACCCAAGACTAATGGACACAACATTGTGCATGTGAGGCCTACCGAGAATAGTAACCTATAG